One genomic region from Anaerolineae bacterium encodes:
- a CDS encoding NAD(P)-dependent alcohol dehydrogenase yields the protein MKAIVYTVFGPPEVLQLQEIEKPAPKENEVLIKVYAASVNYGDLLARNFKNVSPRQFNMPFLFWLLSRLFFGLNKPKLKILGSEFAGEIESAGKEVTLFKAGDPVFGFPGQSMGAYAEYFCMPEDGVLARKPANITHEEAAVLPMGAIMAINLLRNKGNIQPGQKVLINGASGGIGSAAVQIAKDAGAEVTGVCGTPRLEFVKSLGADHVIDYTQEDFTQNRETYDLIFDILGKSSFSRCKNSLTPNGRYLLASFKTKQLWQMLWTSITGSSKKVICALAPGSTEDLLAVKALIEAGKLKSVIDKTFAMEQAAQAHRYVESGQKKGHVVITVEHN from the coding sequence ATGAAAGCAATTGTATACACCGTATTCGGGCCGCCGGAGGTTCTGCAACTCCAAGAGATAGAAAAACCGGCGCCCAAGGAGAATGAAGTTCTGATAAAAGTATATGCGGCCTCGGTTAATTACGGCGACTTGCTCGCTCGGAATTTCAAAAATGTCTCGCCGCGCCAGTTCAATATGCCCTTTTTATTCTGGCTCCTCTCCCGCCTATTTTTTGGCCTCAATAAACCCAAGCTAAAGATACTGGGCAGCGAGTTTGCCGGGGAAATTGAATCTGCCGGCAAAGAGGTAACGTTATTCAAAGCGGGCGATCCGGTGTTTGGTTTTCCAGGTCAGAGTATGGGCGCGTATGCCGAGTATTTTTGTATGCCCGAAGACGGCGTGCTGGCCCGAAAACCGGCCAATATTACCCACGAAGAAGCCGCTGTCCTTCCGATGGGGGCCATCATGGCCATTAATCTGCTGAGGAATAAAGGCAATATTCAGCCGGGGCAAAAGGTTTTGATCAATGGCGCCAGCGGCGGAATAGGTTCAGCGGCGGTTCAGATTGCCAAAGATGCCGGGGCGGAAGTGACCGGCGTCTGCGGCACTCCCAGATTGGAATTTGTGAAATCGCTGGGCGCGGATCATGTCATTGATTACACTCAGGAGGATTTTACCCAAAATCGCGAAACGTATGACCTTATTTTCGACATCTTAGGCAAGAGTTCCTTCTCCCGGTGCAAAAACTCGCTAACGCCCAACGGGCGCTATCTTTTGGCCAGCTTTAAGACGAAGCAACTTTGGCAAATGCTCTGGACGTCCATAACCGGCAGCAGCAAAAAAGTGATCTGCGCGCTGGCGCCGGGGAGTACGGAAGATTTACTTGCCGTCAAAGCGCTGATCGAGGCTGGAAAGTTGAAATCGGTCATTGATAAAACCTTTGCGATGGAACAGGCTGCCCAGGCGCACCGCTATGTTGAATCAGGGCAGAAAAAGGGACACGTCGTCATCACGGTGGAACATAATTAG
- a CDS encoding alpha/beta hydrolase: protein MFAKRLLKIFSIIILAILIIILIAVVGIFVYEPALAEGFAFSSAGETIQLSDGRTLAYLETGDPEGRPVFYFHGGPGSRLEGLMFDDLNRQLGIRMIALDRPGYGLSHFQEDRTYLDWPNDVGELADHLDIERFAVLGWSSGGPYAAVVAHQLPERVAIAVLVAGEGPYASHDYPQSVLNDSATFNGSGANKLFIWSANNGPWLMHTIFRLSRIMFFNDPLGVMETSGGFEMSAKDDYFFTQEFRHEYGAEMIEAFRQGAAGVTREFTIERLDWPFALEEIQAPPVLVFHGAEDTAVHPGVSEYVCRRIPACVEPTIYPGEGHSVVYYRYKDIIRAMLEAWE, encoded by the coding sequence ATGTTCGCAAAACGATTACTCAAAATTTTTTCGATCATTATCCTGGCGATACTGATCATTATTCTGATCGCCGTCGTCGGTATCTTCGTCTACGAACCGGCGCTGGCGGAGGGCTTTGCCTTCAGCTCGGCGGGGGAGACGATCCAACTTTCAGATGGCCGCACCCTGGCTTACCTGGAAACTGGAGACCCTGAAGGCCGTCCGGTGTTCTACTTCCACGGGGGGCCGGGTTCGCGCCTCGAGGGGCTTATGTTTGACGACCTCAACCGGCAGTTGGGTATCCGTATGATCGCCCTTGATCGCCCCGGCTACGGCTTGTCCCACTTCCAGGAGGATCGAACCTATCTTGACTGGCCGAACGATGTTGGCGAACTGGCTGACCACCTGGATATTGAGCGTTTTGCGGTGCTGGGTTGGAGTTCCGGCGGCCCCTACGCCGCTGTGGTTGCCCACCAACTCCCGGAGCGCGTTGCGATAGCCGTCCTTGTGGCCGGCGAAGGCCCTTATGCCAGCCACGATTATCCGCAAAGCGTGCTGAACGATAGCGCTACCTTTAACGGTTCCGGGGCCAATAAACTGTTCATCTGGAGCGCAAATAATGGCCCGTGGCTCATGCACACAATTTTCAGATTGTCACGGATTATGTTCTTTAACGACCCGCTGGGGGTTATGGAAACTTCCGGCGGTTTTGAAATGTCGGCCAAGGATGACTATTTTTTTACGCAGGAGTTTCGCCATGAATACGGCGCTGAAATGATCGAGGCGTTTCGCCAGGGCGCCGCCGGGGTGACCCGCGAGTTCACCATTGAGCGGCTGGATTGGCCCTTTGCGCTTGAGGAAATCCAGGCCCCACCGGTGTTGGTGTTCCACGGCGCAGAAGACACGGCCGTACACCCCGGCGTGAGTGAATACGTGTGCCGACGCATCCCGGCTTGTGTTGAGCCAACAATTTACCCCGGCGAGGGTCATTCTGTAGTTTATTATCGTTATAAAGACATCATCCGGGCCATGCTTGAGGCCTGGGAGTAA
- a CDS encoding DUF4386 family protein: MNNLQKAGGIAALAHAAAYVVGIGLYLTVLTPILDADPGRYLALLPNYQSLMYVWILIAYWVAGFCMVVVALAIYERLKVGLPAMMQITTVLGLIWAGLIIGSGNLMLHDFGEIVNFYSQDPAQAETVWLALMTVENGITSGNELIGGLWILLLSWAALRVGGFNQALNYLGLVIGVAGIASIVPAFTEVAVMIFGLSMIVWFAWVGIIMLRSRLGAVV, encoded by the coding sequence ATGAACAATTTACAGAAAGCAGGCGGCATTGCCGCCCTGGCCCACGCGGCAGCTTATGTGGTGGGCATAGGCTTGTATCTTACCGTACTGACCCCCATTCTTGACGCCGATCCCGGCCGGTACTTGGCCCTACTGCCAAATTACCAGAGCCTTATGTACGTTTGGATCCTGATTGCTTATTGGGTAGCCGGTTTTTGTATGGTAGTGGTGGCGCTGGCAATCTACGAGCGGTTGAAAGTCGGCTTACCGGCCATGATGCAAATCACAACCGTGTTAGGCCTTATCTGGGCCGGCCTGATTATTGGCAGCGGCAACCTGATGCTCCACGACTTTGGCGAAATTGTTAATTTTTATAGCCAAGACCCGGCTCAGGCTGAAACGGTTTGGCTGGCGCTGATGACGGTAGAAAACGGCATAACCAGTGGCAACGAGCTTATCGGCGGCCTATGGATTCTGTTGCTAAGTTGGGCCGCTTTGCGGGTAGGCGGGTTTAACCAGGCGCTCAACTATCTTGGCTTGGTCATCGGCGTGGCGGGCATCGCCTCAATTGTGCCGGCGTTCACCGAGGTGGCCGTGATGATTTTTGGGCTAAGTATGATTGTCTGGTTCGCATGGGTAGGGATTATCATGTTGCGCAGTCGCTTGGGCGCGGTGGTGTAA
- the xth gene encoding exodeoxyribonuclease III, whose translation MTNLTLLSWNVNGVRAIHRKGFLTWLKDTAPDILCLQETKASASQLPVALAQPEGYQAHWHSAERKGYSGTALITRQEPLSMQFGLGLEEFDREGRTIIAEYPLFTLINCYFPNGGRDHGRVPFKLAFYDAFLEKCEQLRKRGQPVIFCGDINTAHGWIDLANPKSNQNTTGFLPEERLWLDKVVAAGYVDTFRYFYPETAGQYTWWSMPTRARERNVGWRLDYFFVASEFMEHVVDAFILPEVMGSDHCPVGLQIQV comes from the coding sequence ATGACCAATCTCACCCTTCTCTCCTGGAACGTTAACGGCGTCCGCGCCATCCACCGTAAAGGATTTCTCACCTGGTTGAAAGACACTGCCCCTGACATTCTGTGTTTGCAAGAAACCAAAGCAAGCGCGTCTCAACTGCCCGTCGCCTTAGCCCAACCGGAGGGATACCAGGCTCATTGGCACAGCGCCGAACGCAAAGGCTACAGCGGCACCGCCCTGATCACCCGCCAGGAACCTCTCTCCATGCAATTTGGGCTGGGACTGGAGGAGTTTGACCGGGAAGGCCGGACCATTATTGCCGAATATCCTCTTTTTACCCTCATTAACTGCTATTTTCCCAACGGCGGCCGCGACCACGGCCGGGTGCCCTTTAAACTGGCCTTTTATGATGCGTTTTTAGAAAAATGCGAGCAGTTGCGCAAACGGGGTCAACCCGTGATATTTTGTGGCGATATTAACACTGCCCATGGCTGGATTGATCTGGCCAATCCAAAATCCAACCAAAACACAACGGGTTTTTTACCCGAAGAGCGGCTTTGGCTGGATAAAGTGGTGGCGGCCGGGTATGTCGACACCTTCCGTTATTTTTATCCCGAAACCGCCGGCCAATATACCTGGTGGTCAATGCCCACGCGCGCGCGAGAACGGAATGTCGGCTGGCGATTGGATTATTTTTTTGTGGCGTCGGAGTTTATGGAACACGTTGTGGATGCCTTCATTTTGCCGGAGGTGATGGGCAGCGATCATTGCCCGGTGGGATTGCAGATACAGGTATAG
- a CDS encoding cupin domain-containing protein: protein MGVVHHFKGDNENWDWEGVPVQNYGPARPGVSVRRFISGQDNSNNMELRYFELEPGACSNFEQHNYEHAVLVLRGQGTVCLGEEVFPIRFGDAIFVEADEIHQFRAAQDEALGFMCAVLDKELRVAVHGEQKLVIFDDESSEPNSGRLKA, encoded by the coding sequence ATGGGCGTTGTTCATCATTTTAAAGGTGATAATGAAAATTGGGATTGGGAAGGTGTTCCCGTTCAGAATTATGGCCCGGCTCGCCCCGGGGTTTCGGTGCGGCGCTTTATCAGCGGTCAGGATAATTCCAACAATATGGAATTGCGCTATTTTGAATTAGAACCCGGCGCGTGCAGCAATTTTGAGCAGCACAATTACGAACACGCCGTGCTGGTTTTGCGCGGGCAAGGGACAGTTTGTTTGGGAGAAGAAGTTTTTCCAATCCGGTTTGGCGATGCTATCTTTGTTGAAGCAGATGAGATTCATCAATTTCGGGCTGCCCAGGATGAGGCCCTGGGTTTTATGTGCGCTGTTTTGGATAAAGAACTGCGCGTGGCGGTGCATGGAGAACAAAAGCTGGTTATCTTTGATGATGAGAGCAGTGAACCCAACTCGGGCCGGCTAAAGGCATAG
- a CDS encoding RNA-binding S4 domain-containing protein, whose product MNKIEPTIQLDQFMKLKGLVGTGGQAKLIIQNGEVLVNGVVETRRKKKLKAGDKVTFNGRVFFVEF is encoded by the coding sequence ATGAACAAAATCGAACCAACCATTCAACTGGATCAATTTATGAAATTGAAGGGGCTGGTTGGCACAGGTGGCCAGGCCAAGCTGATTATTCAAAACGGCGAGGTGTTGGTAAATGGCGTGGTCGAAACCCGGCGCAAGAAAAAACTCAAGGCCGGGGATAAAGTCACTTTCAACGGCCGGGTATTTTTTGTTGAATTCTAA